In one Populus nigra chromosome 12, ddPopNigr1.1, whole genome shotgun sequence genomic region, the following are encoded:
- the LOC133669549 gene encoding putative receptor protein kinase ZmPK1 codes for MAIPFFFLCLLLLLLSVLSSPFSSAAPSDTLSEGSSLSIENTNDVLISQSGIFSAGFFPVGDNAYCFTIWFTEPFCDNNCSVIWMANRDQPVNGKKSKLSLLHSGNLLLIDAGRSIVWATNTASQFSIKLHLRDNGNLLLYEKEGGRVLWQSFDYPTDTLLPQQPLTKDRQLVSSRSRSNYSSGFYKLYFDSDNVLRLRYDSPETSSIYWPNTWLLTWDGGRSTFNSTRIAFFDSLGNFTSSDDFTFTSPDYGMRVQRILKIDCDGNLRLYSRENVRNKWSVSWQAMSQPCRIHGICGPNSMCNYVPSSGRRCSCLPGFKAKDYSDWSLGCEPELNRSCSRDEISYLKLSNVEFFGYEYGFFPNYTLQMCEDLCSKMCNCKGFQLRFSRRYYPSNIPYCYPKKALLNGQYSPHFDGDIYLKVPKTSGLSSSYRHVEDSVLDCSVKNVAQLNRTYSKSHQNGTLKSVMWFACGVGVVEFFSIVLVWYFLIRNQNNLGAASQGYFCVESCFRKFTLSEIKRATKGFTEEIGRGGGGIVYKGILSDDRVAAIKLLHEAYQGEEEFRAEVSTFGKLNHMNLIEMWGYCAEGKHRLLVYKYMEHGSLAENLLSSALDWEKRFDIAVGTAKGLAYLHEECLEWVLHCDVKPQNILLDSDYQPKVSDFGLSRPLKRGNCTVSSRFSRIRGTRGYMAPEWVFNLPITSKVDVYSYGVVLLEIVTGKSPTVEMEHQRLVIQVREKMKKEAVDSVIEMIIDPKLEGKYDRAKMEILVMVALNCVNEDREARPSMKQVVEMLLHQESP; via the coding sequence ATGGCTataccttttttctttctttgtcttcttcttcttctgctttcAGTTTTATCCTCTCCGTTCTCCTCTGCAGCACCATCTGATACTTTAAGCGAAGGCTCATCATTGTCAATAGAGAACACAAACGATGTCTTGATATCACAAAGTGGCATTTTCTCTGCTGGATTCTTCCCTGTTGGCGACAATGCATACTGCTTCACAATATGGTTCACCGAACCTTTTTGTGATAACAACTGCAGCGTGATTTGGATGGCAAACCGCGACCAACCAgttaatggaaaaaaatcaaagctctCCCTACTTCATTCGGGTAATCTTCTCCTAATCGATGCTGGTCGCTCCATAGTTTGGGCTACAAACACTGCCTCGCAATTCTCCATTAAGTTGCATCTCCGTGACAACGGTAATCTCTTGTTGTATGAAAAAGAAGGTGGTAGAGTGCTATGGCAAAGCTTTGATTATCCAACTGATACCCTCCTTCCACAACAACCACTCACTAAAGACAGGCAGCTTGTCTCCTCGAGAAGTCGAAGCAACTATTCTTCAGGATTCTATAAGTTATATTTCGACAGCGATAACGTTCTGCGTCTTCGTTATGATAGCCCGGAGACTTCAAGCATTTACTGGCCGAACACATGGCTTTTGACGTGGGATGGTGGGAGGTCCACTTTTAACAGCACTAGAATTGCCTTTTTTGATTCTTTGGGAAATTTCACTTCATCTGATGATTTTACTTTCACGTCACCGGATTATGGAATGAGAGTTCAGAGAATATTGAAGATTGATTGTGATGGTAATCTTCGACTATATAGTCGCGAAAATGTCAGAAACAAATGGAGTGTTTCATGGCAAGCCATGTCCCAACCTTGCAGGATTCATGGGATTTGTGGACCTAACAGTATGTGTAACTATGTCCCCAGTTCTGGCAGGAGATGTTCTTGTCTTCCAGGATTCAAGGCCAAGGATTATTCTGACTGGTCTTTGGGTTGTGAACCTGAATTGAATCGTTCTTGTAGCAGAGATGAGATCAGTTACCTTAAACTATCTAATGTTGAGTTTTTTGGCTATGAATATGGATTCTTTCCTAATTACACATTGCAGATGTGTGAGGATCTATGCTCAAAAATGTGCAATTGCAAGGGGTTCCAGCTCAGGTTTAGCAGGCGCTACTATCCAAGTAATATTCCTTATTGTTACCCCAAGAAAGCACTCCTAAATGGCCAATATTCACCACACTTTGATGGAGACATCTACTTGAAAGTACCAAAAACATCCGGTCTTTCTTCTTCCTATAGGCATGTTGAAGATTCCGTGTTAGATTGTTCTGTTAAAAATGTGGCGCAACTGAACAGAACCTATTCAAAAAGCCATCAAAATGGAACTTTAAAATCTGTTATGTGGTTTGCTTGTGGGGTTGGAGTGGTTGAGTTCTTTAGCATTGTCTTGGTGTGGTATTTCTTGATAAGAAACCAAAACAACTTAGGAGCGGCTAGCCAAGGTTATTTTTGTGTTGAGTCTTGCTTTAGAAAATTCACCCTCTCTGAGATAAAAAGAGCAACCAAGGGTTTCACAGAAGAGATTGGAAGAGGTGGAGGAGGAATTGTATACAAAGGAATACTATCTGATGATAGAGTTGCAGCAATAAAGCTACTGCACGAAGCATACCAAGGGGAAGAAGAATTTCGAGCAGAAGTCAGCACATTTGGGAAGCTTAATCACATGAACTTGATAGAAATGTGGGGATATTGCGCTGAGGGAAAGCACAGGCTTTTGGTTTACAAGTACATGGAGCATGGATCATTGGCAGAAAATCTGCTTTCCAGTGCACTTGATTGGGAAAAGAGGTTTGACATTGCCGTCGGAACTGCGAAAGGACTTGCTTATTTACACGAAGAATGTCTAGAGTGGGTTCTACACTGTGACGTGAAGCCTCAAAACATTCTCCTAGACTCCGATTATCAGCCAAAGGTGTCTGATTTTGGGCTATCTCGACCGCTAAAAAGAGGTAATTGTACAGTCAGTTCAAGATTCTCACGGATAAGAGGAACTAGAGGTTACATGGCTCCAGAGTGGGTTTTCAACCTGCCCATCACCTCCAAGGTTGATGTTTATAGCTATGGGGTAGTGTTGCTGGAGATTGTGACCGGAAAGAGTCCAACAGTAGAGATGGAGCACCAAAGGCTAGTGATACAGGTGagagaaaagatgaagaagGAAGCTGTAGATTCTGTGATAGAAATGATAATCGACCCCAAGTTAGAAGGAAAATATGATCGAGCTAAGATGGAAATTCTGGTTATGGTGGCTTTAAATTGTGTAAACGAAGACAGGGAGGCAAGACCGAGCATGAAACAAGTAGTGGAAATGCTTCTGCACCAAGAATCACCATGA